The following proteins are encoded in a genomic region of Micromonospora olivasterospora:
- a CDS encoding peptidoglycan-binding domain-containing protein, with product MTAHLAPVLRVLREEINARWPHRDRGSDGWIGDAAHQARQSDHNPDRDDSSVNALDVDVDGIDPLLVVRQCIAHPSTQYVIHNRVIWSRSRGFAAARYTGSNPHTKHLHVSVSHQRVLEDSTRSWGIATSTARRLGDRVLRLECRGGDVRELQTLANRLGARLVVDGVFGPRTNAWVRSFQKAHALELDGIVGPATLAALRKATTPPKPQAGRAPGSRTLRRGSTGEDVAFVKRFIGARRCGPAGPDFDERTDAAVRWYQRMRGIADDGVVGRITWGQMGIRVTY from the coding sequence GTGACCGCGCACCTCGCGCCCGTCCTGCGGGTGCTACGTGAGGAGATCAACGCCCGCTGGCCGCACCGCGACCGCGGCTCGGACGGCTGGATCGGCGACGCCGCCCACCAGGCCCGGCAGTCCGACCACAACCCCGACCGGGACGACTCGTCGGTCAACGCGTTGGACGTGGACGTCGACGGAATCGACCCGCTCCTGGTGGTGCGCCAGTGCATCGCCCACCCGTCCACCCAGTACGTGATCCACAACCGGGTGATCTGGAGCCGGAGCCGGGGATTCGCCGCCGCCCGCTACACGGGCTCCAACCCGCACACCAAGCACCTGCACGTGAGCGTCAGCCACCAGCGGGTACTGGAGGACAGCACCCGTTCCTGGGGCATCGCCACCTCGACCGCCCGGCGGCTGGGCGATCGCGTGCTTCGCCTCGAGTGCCGGGGCGGCGACGTACGGGAGTTGCAGACCCTGGCCAACCGCCTCGGCGCCCGGCTCGTGGTCGACGGCGTCTTCGGACCGCGGACCAACGCCTGGGTGCGGAGCTTCCAGAAGGCCCACGCCCTGGAGCTCGACGGCATCGTCGGCCCGGCCACCCTGGCCGCGCTGCGGAAGGCGACCACGCCCCCGAAGCCGCAGGCGGGGCGCGCCCCCGGCTCGCGCACCCTGCGGCGCGGCAGCACGGGCGAGGACGTCGCCTTCGTCAAGCGATTCATCGGGGCCCGCCGCTGCGGCCCGGCCGGCCCGGACTTCGACGAACGCACCGACGCCGCCGTGCGCTGGTACCAGCGGATGCGTGGCATCGCCGACGACGGTGTGGTCGGCCGGATCACCTGGGGGCAGATGGGCATCCGGGTCACCTACTGA
- a CDS encoding DUF6603 domain-containing protein, with amino-acid sequence MTEDRNALVLLWNEIKLLAEPVLAAYDPWQRARLMRALGWDLEAVSGFDAARFEDWVGTVGAALEALDAASADLKLDHLAALKKFGEAAGKAFGQLGALPPTLQGKLPDVAGLPAELADDLLDLLILTYLSRRVPWTVPLLDLLGLVTPAAELPPSAPMPPGDAPIRLPRRRDELHLDRIVDLVSDPAGYFRALYAPAGWTTPESVAELSARLLPRLARALRALGLDADQGVRPGVGPDQGEVGRRLADSLLRLRFGGRRTPDGAPPEGTGLAARELAGGAGLAAPEPAGATGLAAWQPTFGLGVTLGLASWDGRLTVILAPTGEAHLEGSIGAWNVATDLSGAGPAIAVNSDGVTANVGASVVKWAAEIARIAPAGQPGWIIGAPEGTHLAVGQLVFSGRASLGAGRDDVELGVHAGRAELVIRAGDGDGLLGKLLPADGLRLGLDLGAAWSLRAGLHLAGAAALAAEYPVHLSWHGIGIDGLRIALQASTQTRAVSLLITTTVRAALGPLHVVVENIGVRADLTFPPALPDGSGGQTRGGNLGAADLSPGFKGPDGVALRMDNGIVSGGGYLFVDEPRGMYAGAIQLGMASTTPLAPMKGFRLQATAIVNTRNPDGSRLTEADGGHTFSLLLAGTYEWFPGLPLFWGISITGLGLVVGYNRRSNPEEVRNAARAGTLDALLFPQDPVANAPAVIATLSRIFPVDTTGTVLGAMVRLNFLGGQVVADLAVLVEFPDPVRIMLLGRLVIDFKDAGKFRLDSAGIVDVARREISVDAALIDSKLFGRPVSGEMALRARWGAGGTFAVSIGGFHPRFTPPPGFPAVKRFTIALQKSGKGVNLSAYLAVTSNSAQFGAELTLHFEGGGFVLDGRAWLDVMFQFKPFWFTAEIGATVSLKFGDKELLAVNLIIGVSGPGPWKAWGEARIKFLFWEVSAKFSWTDGKDAGADEPSQVNAAELLRGALSTPTAWEVRPAIGAGEPVTLRDLTGWAGPMLLQPGALLAVRENVLPLDTDLQRVGTSRITGPNRFTLTGVTVGTGDDALTGTLGDTVEDDFAPGQFRDLSPVEQITTPGVVRLAAGRTVALPEGTALPPADLTTYADLSDDSAYDRIIIDDPDSAGRPLPAQRATTRLAARRGNDTLARFAATAPAAYAGTRHGGTARFAGPALDLAATGPAGRTAAPTVPAQRTAAAQRTAAAQRTVAAAPVAPRRPRARVPLPRITPVELEVC; translated from the coding sequence ATGACCGAGGACCGGAACGCGCTCGTTCTGCTGTGGAACGAGATCAAGCTGCTGGCCGAGCCGGTGCTGGCCGCGTACGACCCGTGGCAGCGGGCCCGGCTGATGCGCGCGCTGGGCTGGGACCTGGAGGCGGTCAGCGGGTTCGACGCCGCCCGCTTCGAGGACTGGGTGGGTACGGTCGGCGCGGCGCTGGAGGCGCTGGACGCCGCGTCGGCCGACCTGAAGCTGGACCACCTGGCCGCGCTGAAGAAGTTCGGCGAGGCCGCCGGCAAGGCGTTCGGGCAGCTCGGCGCCCTTCCGCCGACCCTGCAGGGCAAGCTGCCGGACGTGGCCGGCCTGCCCGCCGAACTCGCCGACGACCTGCTCGACCTGCTGATCCTGACGTACCTGTCGCGCCGGGTGCCGTGGACCGTGCCGCTGCTCGACCTGCTCGGCCTGGTCACCCCCGCCGCCGAACTGCCGCCCAGCGCGCCGATGCCACCCGGCGACGCGCCGATCCGGCTGCCCCGCCGCCGCGACGAGCTGCACCTGGACCGGATCGTCGACCTCGTCTCCGACCCCGCCGGCTACTTCCGCGCCCTGTACGCCCCGGCCGGCTGGACGACCCCGGAGAGCGTCGCGGAGCTGTCCGCCCGGCTGCTGCCCCGGCTCGCCCGGGCGTTGCGCGCCCTCGGTCTCGACGCCGACCAGGGCGTACGCCCCGGCGTCGGCCCGGACCAGGGCGAGGTGGGCCGGCGGCTCGCCGACAGCCTGCTGCGGCTGCGGTTCGGCGGGCGGCGCACCCCCGACGGCGCGCCGCCGGAGGGCACCGGGCTCGCGGCGCGGGAACTTGCCGGCGGCGCGGGGCTCGCGGCACCGGAACCGGCCGGCGCCACCGGGCTCGCGGCCTGGCAGCCCACCTTCGGCCTCGGCGTCACCCTCGGCCTGGCGAGCTGGGACGGCCGGCTCACGGTGATCCTCGCGCCGACCGGCGAGGCGCACCTGGAGGGCTCGATCGGCGCCTGGAACGTCGCCACCGACCTCAGCGGCGCCGGCCCCGCCATCGCCGTGAACAGCGACGGGGTGACCGCCAACGTCGGCGCGTCCGTGGTGAAGTGGGCCGCCGAGATAGCCCGGATCGCGCCGGCCGGCCAGCCGGGCTGGATCATCGGCGCGCCCGAGGGCACCCACCTCGCCGTCGGGCAGCTGGTCTTCTCCGGCCGGGCGAGCCTCGGCGCCGGCCGCGACGACGTGGAGCTGGGCGTACACGCCGGCCGCGCCGAGCTGGTGATCCGCGCCGGCGACGGCGACGGGCTGCTGGGCAAGCTGCTGCCCGCCGACGGGCTGCGGCTGGGCCTCGACCTCGGCGCGGCCTGGTCGCTGCGGGCGGGCCTGCACCTGGCCGGGGCCGCCGCCCTGGCCGCCGAGTACCCGGTGCACCTGTCCTGGCACGGCATCGGCATCGATGGGCTGCGGATCGCGCTGCAGGCCTCCACCCAGACGCGCGCGGTCAGCCTGCTGATCACCACGACCGTGCGGGCGGCGCTGGGACCGCTGCACGTGGTCGTGGAGAACATCGGCGTCCGCGCCGACCTCACGTTCCCGCCGGCGCTGCCCGACGGCAGCGGCGGGCAGACCCGCGGCGGCAACCTCGGCGCGGCCGACCTGTCCCCCGGGTTCAAGGGGCCCGACGGGGTGGCGCTGCGGATGGACAACGGCATCGTCTCCGGCGGCGGCTACCTGTTCGTCGACGAGCCGCGCGGCATGTACGCCGGGGCCATCCAGCTCGGCATGGCCTCCACCACGCCGCTCGCCCCGATGAAGGGCTTCCGGCTGCAGGCCACCGCCATCGTCAACACCCGCAATCCCGACGGCAGCCGGCTCACCGAGGCCGACGGCGGGCACACCTTCTCGCTGCTGCTCGCCGGCACGTACGAGTGGTTCCCCGGCCTCCCGCTGTTCTGGGGCATCTCCATCACCGGCCTCGGGCTGGTCGTCGGGTACAACCGGCGCAGCAACCCCGAGGAGGTCCGCAACGCCGCCCGCGCCGGCACCCTCGACGCGCTGCTGTTCCCGCAGGACCCGGTCGCCAACGCCCCCGCCGTGATCGCGACCCTCAGCCGGATCTTCCCGGTCGACACCACCGGCACCGTCCTCGGCGCGATGGTCCGGCTGAACTTCCTCGGCGGGCAGGTCGTCGCCGACCTGGCGGTGCTCGTCGAGTTCCCCGACCCGGTGCGCATCATGCTGCTGGGCAGACTGGTCATCGACTTCAAGGACGCCGGCAAGTTCCGGCTGGACTCCGCGGGCATCGTGGACGTCGCCCGCCGGGAGATCAGCGTGGACGCCGCGCTGATCGACTCGAAGCTGTTCGGCCGGCCGGTCTCCGGCGAGATGGCGCTGCGGGCCCGCTGGGGCGCCGGGGGCACGTTCGCCGTGTCGATCGGCGGCTTCCACCCCCGCTTCACGCCGCCACCGGGGTTCCCGGCCGTCAAGCGGTTCACCATCGCCCTGCAGAAGTCCGGCAAGGGCGTCAACCTGTCGGCGTACCTGGCGGTGACCAGCAACAGCGCCCAGTTCGGCGCCGAGCTGACCCTCCACTTCGAGGGCGGCGGCTTCGTTCTCGACGGCCGCGCCTGGCTCGACGTGATGTTCCAGTTCAAGCCGTTCTGGTTCACCGCCGAGATCGGCGCCACCGTGTCGCTGAAGTTCGGCGACAAGGAACTGCTGGCGGTGAACCTGATCATCGGCGTCTCCGGGCCCGGACCGTGGAAGGCCTGGGGCGAGGCCCGGATCAAGTTCCTGTTCTGGGAGGTGTCGGCGAAGTTCTCCTGGACCGACGGGAAGGACGCCGGCGCCGACGAGCCCAGTCAGGTCAACGCCGCCGAACTCCTGCGCGGGGCGCTGTCCACCCCCACGGCCTGGGAGGTCCGGCCCGCCATCGGCGCCGGCGAGCCGGTGACCCTGCGCGACCTGACCGGCTGGGCCGGGCCGATGCTGCTGCAACCCGGCGCGCTGCTCGCGGTGCGGGAGAACGTGCTGCCGCTCGACACCGACCTGCAGCGCGTCGGCACGTCCCGGATCACCGGGCCGAACCGGTTCACGCTGACCGGCGTCACGGTGGGCACCGGCGACGACGCCCTCACCGGCACCCTCGGCGACACCGTCGAGGACGACTTCGCGCCCGGCCAGTTCCGCGACCTGTCGCCCGTGGAGCAGATCACCACCCCCGGGGTCGTCCGGCTGGCCGCCGGGCGGACGGTGGCGCTGCCGGAGGGCACCGCCCTGCCGCCCGCCGACCTGACCACCTATGCCGACCTCTCCGACGACTCGGCGTACGACCGGATCATCATCGACGACCCGGACTCCGCCGGCCGGCCGCTGCCCGCCCAGCGGGCGACCACGCGGCTCGCCGCCCGCCGCGGCAACGACACGCTGGCCCGGTTCGCGGCCACCGCCCCGGCCGCGTACGCGGGCACCCGCCACGGCGGGACCGCGCGCTTCGCCGGCCCCGCCCTGGACCTGGCCGCCACCGGGCCCGCCGGCCGGACCGCCGCGCCGACCGTGCCCGCGCAGCGGACCGCCGCCGCACAGCGGACCGCCGCCGCGCAGCGGACGGTCGCCGCCGCGCCGGTCGCGCCGCGCCGGCCCCGGGCCCGGGTGCCGCTGCCGAGGATCACGCCCGTCGAGTTGGAGGTCTGCTGA
- a CDS encoding mandelate racemase/muconate lactonizing enzyme family protein, with the protein MRISGLKAYLQRVGDRPRVLVRVDTDEGVSGWGEAYNHGPDRALLPLLEHLLGQMAGEDPRRVEFVTQKLLRLARFPPGALGLAAIAAIDHALWEITALSLNVPVYALLGGRTRDRVPVYCGVYSAPDPVAARDITAELHERYGLTAFKLSPYRGDLHNRRWGLVVKESADYFAAVREAADPRWDFAFDAHAKIFEPYKAIQLGNALAPWQPMFFEEPIRPEYVPAWAHLRAALTVPLATGESLYTPNEFLALLGSGGVDILQPDIAVVGGLSQMRRIATLAETHFVPVAPHNPMGPLATAHNVHFAAACSNFAYLEYKFDDVTWCPDPYLPVDGHLELRPDRPGWGVTIDEAALATDDYVHWERSLPVRPDGSLAFA; encoded by the coding sequence ATGAGGATCAGCGGCTTGAAGGCGTACCTACAGCGCGTAGGGGACCGCCCCAGGGTGCTCGTCCGGGTCGACACCGACGAGGGCGTCAGCGGTTGGGGCGAGGCGTACAACCACGGCCCGGACCGCGCCCTGCTGCCGCTGCTGGAGCACCTGCTCGGGCAGATGGCCGGCGAGGACCCGCGCCGGGTCGAGTTCGTGACGCAGAAACTCCTCCGGCTGGCCCGGTTCCCACCCGGGGCGCTGGGCCTCGCCGCGATCGCCGCGATCGACCACGCGCTCTGGGAGATCACTGCCCTCTCGCTGAACGTGCCGGTCTACGCCCTGCTCGGCGGCCGTACCCGGGACCGGGTCCCCGTCTACTGCGGCGTCTACTCGGCGCCCGACCCGGTCGCGGCGCGGGACATCACCGCCGAGCTGCACGAGCGGTACGGCCTGACCGCGTTCAAGCTGAGCCCGTACCGCGGGGACCTGCACAATCGCCGCTGGGGCCTCGTCGTCAAGGAGTCCGCGGACTACTTCGCCGCCGTCCGGGAGGCCGCCGATCCACGCTGGGACTTCGCCTTCGACGCCCACGCCAAGATCTTCGAGCCGTACAAGGCGATCCAACTGGGCAACGCCCTTGCGCCCTGGCAGCCGATGTTCTTCGAGGAGCCGATCCGGCCGGAGTACGTCCCCGCGTGGGCGCACCTGCGTGCCGCGCTGACGGTGCCGCTCGCCACCGGGGAGTCGCTCTACACGCCGAACGAGTTCCTCGCGCTGCTCGGCTCCGGCGGGGTGGACATCCTGCAACCCGACATCGCCGTCGTGGGTGGGCTGTCCCAGATGCGCCGCATCGCGACCCTCGCCGAGACCCACTTCGTACCCGTCGCGCCGCACAACCCGATGGGGCCGCTCGCGACCGCCCACAATGTGCACTTCGCCGCCGCGTGCAGCAACTTCGCGTACCTCGAGTACAAGTTCGACGACGTGACCTGGTGCCCAGATCCCTACCTGCCTGTCGACGGGCACCTGGAGCTTCGCCCGGACCGGCCCGGCTGGGGCGTCACCATCGACGAGGCGGCGCTGGCGACCGACGACTACGTGCACTGGGAACGGTCCCTTCCGGTGCGACCCGACGGCTCCCTCGCATTCGCCTGA
- a CDS encoding peptidoglycan-binding protein — MTAPSGLPLVLCGPVVRRVDPTSVTVFVALRAASTVTLTVFGVGAAPGYARGATVGTGSRATVRLGERLHVAAVTVAGITLQPGTLYGYDLGFAGGAPGNSLFDAGVVAADPTVARAALTYLGHPQAPAAAPAYPTFATPPADPNRLRIFHGSCRKPHGEGTDAFPALDPIIAGVAGDPVLRPHQLVLGGDQIYADDVADPLLAIIHGHDALAAVGGEPAVPAHVGVATRLGLTPEAMPVGSTGQPTDDTYKPGKRATTMERDAKFTSGEAASHLMSLREYLCMYLLVWSDVLWPESWPRFEHVLPADTRILKDPQDRRPGETVYDLMRAGRPYTPSAQQKEIIERYTRWQEQALSLWGFRQGLAAVRRQLANVATYMVADDHEITDDWNMTRSWVTDAVVNSPLGRRVVRNGMAAFAVFQAWGNTPERFAEAGDTGAPGRAALDALRDWTATPNDGYDEALRTRLGLPTAVTDEGRLARPAGALTYHWTVTWPRYQLVALDTRTWRQFAAGAAHPGGLLYDDQPLNEMISGAGVLGDDAVTVVAQPVALFGVPVLEQLAQPLAKVFAGRYTADNEDAWVASDAAVHKILARLFAAAPPGADGIRRRRLVMLGGDIHFGSAERIRYSATLPYACGPDPAKPFQGVNRTEGVLAGFVSSGFHNEDDKTRLLHAVGYVPLLDVTGRIDLVGWANELPDKEGQRMQAGVQVTLAADDVTGWWVSGRPSVADLDALKVLTRPPEWSVYVQFVRHDEADPQVLRDGTPESVVDPAGLPRDQALAQYLAAARNLDNYKGSWGNGKEIVGHNNLGEITFDWPDGECKSATQRLWWHLPGEKRAAALTTFTVDLSFGCSLTVTPPYGGWVLRPDDRDATATAKARYDGIERPAELAPATDRWVTRLQQDLATLGFLAPDAADGTYGIVTYWAVREFQAYARRERAATEPAGATATRYSDRLRPVDVPEAQRYLGPVSGVADLATQVAMKHWLNQRWRCPVVVEAWQVAGDVPQRLDRPNVWLFDEVTAADRRLYSRVVTGRPTDAGGVPAEHPELIRLGAYRAHTTDAQWSGPVLDAESELLPEAVLPRPQEHGAGPSLPALVAAIAGGGDAGARAARQLSTFKVLRAVAENRVPDAAGGYLDAVAADDPAVIRFGPYGWRAHGPLLAPTTAPPVLDIDAAPGEMWAYLAFLRATDRDAYEALGGQAGVTAVPGWGPDGAGLLFPDLRVLRARPAQTDATGAAGPGIATTLELLGLRSWHWMHRYALALRGHDGVRRGIWTFARQRLHDLLATDWDSPDPAVAPTVADVPGADGNPRRARIGDVFTSERSVALLACWQQYRPHQLVAVGAPASNAEKAEFRTRPRAATPLHLVLTKAREARKADFTGPPTGWTDAHETALIAAVGQVVAGDAEVAAALTRLAAWPSWPTGRTYTLPVDALPATERGLSAARGALRLDLGDVPRVTP; from the coding sequence ATGACGGCTCCGTCCGGCCTGCCACTTGTCCTGTGCGGCCCTGTCGTCCGCCGCGTCGATCCGACCAGCGTCACGGTGTTCGTGGCGCTGCGCGCGGCGAGCACGGTGACGCTGACCGTCTTCGGCGTCGGCGCGGCCCCCGGGTACGCCCGCGGCGCCACGGTCGGCACCGGCAGCCGGGCGACGGTGCGGCTCGGCGAGCGGCTGCACGTCGCGGCCGTCACCGTCGCCGGGATCACCCTGCAGCCCGGCACGCTCTACGGCTACGACCTGGGGTTCGCCGGCGGCGCGCCGGGCAACAGCCTGTTCGACGCCGGCGTGGTGGCCGCCGACCCGACCGTCGCGCGCGCGGCGCTGACCTACCTGGGCCACCCGCAGGCGCCGGCCGCCGCCCCGGCGTACCCGACCTTCGCCACCCCGCCCGCGGACCCGAACCGGCTGCGGATCTTCCACGGGTCGTGCCGCAAGCCGCACGGCGAGGGCACCGACGCGTTCCCCGCCCTCGACCCGATCATCGCCGGCGTGGCCGGCGACCCGGTCCTGCGCCCGCACCAGCTGGTGCTCGGCGGGGACCAGATCTACGCCGACGACGTGGCCGACCCGCTGCTCGCCATCATCCACGGGCACGACGCGCTGGCGGCGGTGGGCGGCGAGCCGGCCGTGCCCGCGCACGTCGGGGTGGCCACCCGGCTCGGCCTGACGCCGGAGGCCATGCCGGTCGGCAGCACCGGGCAGCCGACGGACGACACCTACAAGCCCGGCAAGCGGGCCACGACGATGGAGCGGGACGCGAAGTTCACCTCGGGCGAGGCCGCCAGCCACCTGATGTCGCTGCGCGAGTACCTGTGCATGTACCTGCTGGTCTGGTCGGACGTGCTGTGGCCGGAGAGCTGGCCGCGGTTCGAGCACGTGCTGCCCGCGGACACCCGGATCCTGAAGGACCCGCAGGACCGCCGGCCCGGCGAGACGGTGTACGACCTGATGCGCGCCGGGCGGCCGTACACCCCGAGCGCCCAGCAGAAGGAGATCATCGAGCGGTACACGCGGTGGCAGGAGCAGGCCCTGTCGCTGTGGGGGTTCCGGCAGGGGCTGGCGGCGGTGCGCCGGCAGCTGGCCAACGTGGCGACGTACATGGTGGCCGACGACCACGAGATCACCGACGACTGGAACATGACCCGTTCCTGGGTGACCGACGCGGTGGTGAACTCGCCGCTGGGCCGGCGGGTGGTCCGCAACGGGATGGCCGCCTTCGCCGTCTTCCAGGCCTGGGGCAACACCCCCGAGCGGTTCGCCGAGGCGGGCGACACCGGGGCACCGGGCCGGGCCGCGCTGGACGCGCTGCGCGACTGGACGGCGACCCCCAACGACGGCTATGACGAGGCGCTGCGCACCCGACTCGGCCTGCCCACCGCGGTCACCGACGAGGGCAGGCTGGCCCGGCCGGCGGGGGCACTGACCTACCACTGGACGGTCACCTGGCCCCGCTACCAGCTGGTCGCCCTGGACACCCGCACCTGGCGGCAGTTCGCGGCGGGCGCCGCCCACCCCGGCGGCCTGCTCTACGACGACCAGCCGCTCAACGAGATGATCAGCGGAGCCGGGGTCCTCGGCGACGACGCGGTCACCGTCGTCGCCCAGCCGGTCGCCCTGTTCGGCGTGCCGGTGCTGGAACAGCTCGCGCAGCCCCTGGCCAAGGTGTTCGCCGGCCGGTACACCGCCGACAACGAGGACGCCTGGGTGGCCAGCGACGCCGCCGTGCACAAGATCCTCGCCCGGCTGTTCGCCGCCGCGCCCCCCGGCGCCGACGGGATCCGCCGGCGCCGGCTGGTGATGCTCGGCGGCGACATCCACTTCGGGTCCGCCGAGCGGATCCGCTACTCCGCCACCCTGCCCTACGCGTGCGGGCCGGACCCGGCCAAGCCCTTCCAGGGCGTCAACCGCACCGAGGGGGTGCTCGCCGGGTTCGTGTCCAGCGGATTCCACAACGAGGACGACAAGACCCGGCTCCTGCACGCCGTGGGCTACGTGCCGCTGCTGGACGTCACCGGGCGGATCGACCTCGTCGGGTGGGCCAACGAGCTGCCCGACAAGGAGGGGCAGCGGATGCAGGCCGGGGTGCAGGTGACGCTGGCCGCGGACGACGTCACCGGCTGGTGGGTGTCCGGGCGGCCCTCCGTCGCCGACCTCGACGCGCTGAAGGTCCTGACCCGGCCGCCCGAGTGGAGCGTCTACGTGCAGTTCGTCCGCCACGACGAGGCCGACCCGCAGGTGCTCCGGGACGGCACCCCGGAGTCCGTCGTGGACCCCGCCGGCCTGCCGCGCGACCAGGCGCTCGCGCAGTACCTGGCCGCCGCCCGGAACCTCGACAACTACAAGGGCTCGTGGGGCAACGGCAAGGAGATCGTCGGCCACAACAACCTCGGCGAGATCACCTTCGACTGGCCGGACGGCGAGTGCAAGTCGGCCACCCAGCGGCTCTGGTGGCACCTGCCCGGCGAGAAGCGCGCCGCCGCGCTCACCACCTTCACGGTGGACCTGTCCTTCGGCTGCTCGCTGACCGTCACCCCGCCCTACGGGGGCTGGGTGCTGCGCCCCGACGACCGGGACGCCACCGCCACGGCCAAGGCCCGCTACGACGGCATCGAGCGGCCGGCGGAATTGGCCCCGGCCACCGACCGCTGGGTGACCCGGCTCCAGCAGGACCTGGCCACGCTGGGCTTCCTGGCCCCGGACGCGGCCGACGGCACGTACGGCATCGTCACCTACTGGGCGGTGCGCGAGTTCCAGGCGTACGCCCGCCGGGAGCGGGCCGCGACGGAGCCGGCGGGCGCCACCGCCACCCGCTACTCCGACCGGCTGCGGCCGGTGGACGTCCCGGAGGCCCAGCGCTACCTCGGGCCGGTCAGCGGCGTGGCGGACCTGGCCACCCAGGTGGCCATGAAGCACTGGCTGAACCAGCGGTGGCGCTGCCCGGTCGTGGTGGAGGCGTGGCAGGTCGCCGGGGACGTCCCGCAGCGGCTCGACCGGCCGAACGTGTGGCTGTTCGACGAGGTCACCGCCGCCGACCGGCGGCTGTACTCGCGGGTGGTCACCGGACGCCCGACGGACGCCGGCGGCGTCCCGGCCGAGCACCCGGAGCTGATCCGGCTCGGCGCCTACCGGGCGCACACCACGGACGCGCAGTGGAGCGGGCCGGTGCTCGACGCCGAGTCGGAGCTGCTGCCCGAGGCGGTGCTGCCGCGCCCGCAGGAGCACGGCGCCGGGCCGTCGCTGCCCGCGCTCGTCGCGGCGATCGCCGGCGGCGGGGACGCCGGCGCCCGCGCCGCCCGGCAGTTGTCCACCTTCAAGGTGCTGCGGGCCGTCGCCGAGAACCGGGTGCCGGACGCGGCCGGCGGCTACCTCGACGCGGTCGCCGCGGACGACCCGGCGGTGATCCGCTTCGGCCCGTACGGCTGGCGGGCACACGGGCCGCTGCTCGCGCCGACCACCGCCCCACCGGTGCTGGACATCGACGCGGCGCCCGGCGAGATGTGGGCGTACCTGGCCTTCCTGCGCGCCACCGACCGGGACGCCTACGAGGCGCTCGGCGGGCAGGCCGGCGTCACCGCCGTGCCCGGCTGGGGACCCGACGGCGCGGGCCTGCTCTTTCCCGACCTGCGGGTGCTGCGGGCCCGCCCGGCGCAGACCGACGCGACGGGAGCCGCCGGCCCGGGCATCGCCACCACCCTGGAGCTGCTCGGGCTGCGGTCGTGGCACTGGATGCACCGCTACGCGCTGGCGCTGCGCGGCCACGACGGCGTGCGGCGCGGGATCTGGACGTTCGCCCGGCAGCGGCTGCACGACCTGCTCGCCACCGACTGGGACTCCCCCGACCCGGCCGTGGCTCCCACGGTGGCGGACGTGCCCGGCGCCGACGGGAACCCGCGCCGGGCGCGCATCGGCGACGTGTTCACCTCGGAGCGGTCGGTGGCGCTGCTGGCGTGCTGGCAGCAGTACCGGCCGCACCAGCTCGTCGCGGTGGGCGCGCCCGCGTCGAACGCCGAGAAGGCCGAGTTCCGCACCCGGCCGCGCGCCGCCACCCCGCTGCACCTGGTGCTGACGAAGGCCAGGGAGGCGAGGAAGGCCGACTTCACCGGGCCGCCCACCGGCTGGACCGACGCGCACGAGACGGCGCTGATCGCCGCCGTCGGGCAGGTCGTCGCGGGCGACGCCGAGGTCGCCGCCGCGCTGACCCGGCTCGCCGCCTGGCCGTCCTGGCCGACCGGGCGGACGTACACGCTGCCGGTCGACGCGCTGCCCGCCACCGAGCGGGGCCTGTCGGCCGCCCGCGGGGCGCTGCGGCTGGACCTCGGCGACGTGCCCCGGGTGACGCCGTGA
- a CDS encoding dihydrodipicolinate synthase family protein: MHGAAGFTSGLVTVNPRISLDLRDALRAGDNVTAAELINRISRFEELRARNNSAHNVSAVKEALAQLGLCSREVRAPSSQLTEAERHEVREVLADWGMAGELVRTPVEATAAA; encoded by the coding sequence CTGCACGGCGCCGCCGGCTTCACCTCGGGACTGGTGACCGTGAACCCGCGGATCTCGCTGGACCTGCGGGACGCGCTGCGGGCCGGCGACAACGTGACGGCGGCGGAGCTGATCAACCGCATCAGCCGCTTCGAGGAACTCCGGGCCCGGAACAACTCGGCCCACAACGTCAGCGCGGTCAAGGAGGCCCTCGCCCAGCTCGGCCTGTGCAGCCGGGAGGTACGCGCCCCGAGCAGCCAACTCACCGAGGCCGAGCGACACGAGGTGCGGGAGGTCCTGGCCGACTGGGGCATGGCGGGCGAGCTGGTGCGGACGCCGGTCGAGGCGACGGCCGCGGCATGA